TCATGAATGGACGGTGTGTCATCGATCAGCAGTACACGCCGGTTGGGAGGTTGGTTCATGAGCTGCTTCCGGCAAGGGTCAGGGGAATGGTCAAGGTGAATACCGCGCCGAGGCCCGGCCCGTCGCTGTGAGCACTGAGCTGGCCGTGCATTTGCACCGCGGCCAGGGCGCAGCTGTGCAGGCCGAAGCCATGGCCTTCTTTGCGCGTGGTAAAACCATGGGTGAAGATCCGTGTCATGTTCTCGGGCGGTATGCCTTCGCCATCGTCCTTCACACTGATCTTCAAGGTGTCTTCACCCTGGGCCTCGACCTTCAGCGTGATTTGTCGTGGCCTCTCGGAAAGGTTGGACATGGCGTACTTGGCGTTGCTGATCAGGTTGACCATGATCAGCAGCAGGCGGTGTTTGTCGCCGAGGATCTGCGGTACCTGTGCGTATTCCTTGACCACAGTGACGTGGTGACGGCTCAGCGCGCCGGCGTTCATGCGCAGGGCATCGTCCATCAAGGCGCCAATATTGATCGGCTCCAGCAATGTGGCAGCGCCGGCATAGGATTGCTGGGTCGAGACGATGTCCTTGATGTGATCGATGCTTTTGCTCAGTTGCGCCAGCTCATCACTCATGCCCTGTTGCTCCACGGCGATCGCTTCCACCAGTTGGTTGAGGTAGCCGGGCAGCAATTTGCCCTTTTCATCTTCGGTGAAAAAGCTGCCCAGGTCGCCCTGGTGTGCGTTGATCAATTGCATCGCTTTGCCCAGGCCCAGCGCTTTGCTGCCGCGCAGTTTACGGCTGACCAGCTCGGCAGAAATATTCACGCTGTTGAGCACGTTGCCGACGTTGTGCAGCACGTTGGTGGCGATCTCTGCCATGCCTGCCTGGCGGGCGCTGTCCAGCAGTTCGCTCTGGGCATCCTTGAGTTGTTGGGTGCGCCGTTCCACCCGTTGCTCCAGGGTTTCGTTGGCCGATTGCAAGGCGCGATTGACGCGGTTGATCTCGGCGAAACTGCGCAGCAGGCGCACCGCCAGGTAGAGCAACAGCACCACCAGCAGCGTCGAGAAAATCAGCAGGTAGCGATGATATTGATGGTCAACGAGGTCCGCGGTCTGCTGGTCCTGATTGAGGTGGGTGGTCAGGTCATCGAGGCGCTCGGCCACCGGCACGGCAGCAATGCGTTCGAGGAGGCTGTTGACCAGCGGCTGCTCGCGCAGGATCAGCGAAATATGGTTGCTGAGGATCTCCACCGGCGCCTGGAACTCACTGGGCAGGCTCTGTTTGTTGATCGCCAGTTTGCCCAGGCCCACCAGGATATCGGCGGCGCGTTCATCGCTGGTGACCTGGGCAAACTCCAGGCTGCTGAGCAGCAGGTCGTAAGTGTCGGTGGCCACGCCTTGCAGTTGCAGCCGGCCTTGATCGTCAATCTGGTTGAATTGGGCTTGAATGTCGTCTTCGGCGGTCGGCAAAAACGCCAGCGAGTTGCGCAACACGGCGTTGTGGGACTTGAACTGATCCACCAGGCGGGCTTTTTCCTGGATGGCGGCCACATACGCTGCCTGGCTGGCTTGCCAACTCGGCAGGTCGGCAGGGTTGTGGTAGGTGTCGCGGCCTTGCAGTTCAGACCAGATACGGGTCATGTCCGAGAGGGGCGTGACCAGCGGATCGTAGTTGTGGGTAATCGCGATCCGGGCCTTGAGCACTTCACTGTCCCATTGGGCATTGAGTTGCTGAAGCTGGCGGATCAGGTCTCGGGACTGGGTATAAGTGGCTGTTTGGTCGCGGGAAGATTTGAGGTACAAAAACACCAGTGTAGAGGCCAATAACAAGGCTATCAGGCCCAGCAGCATCTGGCTGGCACGACGGCGCGAAAAACGTCTCATAGCGGCTTGCCCGCCCATTCGCCGGTCAAGGTTCTGAGAAACTGGATAATCAGTTCCTTGTCTTCTTGGGACGGAGTGCGCCCCAACTGGTACTTGAACATCACGTCGACCGCGTCCTCCAGGGTCTTGGCCGAAGCGTCGTGGAAGTAGGGCGCGGTGACGGCCACATTGCGCAGGCTGGGCACCTTGAACACGTGGCGGTCCTCTTCATCGCCGGTCAGCAGGTAGCGGCCCAGGTCCGATTCGACCGGGTTGCCACGTGCCTTGAAGTAATCGCCCATCACGCCGAATTTCTGCAACATATTGCCGCCGATATTCACGCCCTGATGGCAGGCGATACAGCCGTACTCCTTGAAACGCTGGTAGCCGTATTTTTCCTTGATCGTCAGAATTTCGGTGTTGCCCAGCAGGTACTGGTCAAATCGCGAGTTGGGCGTCAGCAGCGTGCGCTCGTAACTCGCCAGCGCGTCCTGCACGTTGGCGGCACTGACGCCATCGGCATACACCTGCGCGAAGGCGCGCTGGTAATCAGGGTGGGCGGACAGGTTGTATTCCACGGCTTTCCAGTCGCTGCCCATTTCCATCGGGCTGATGACCGCGTGCTCGATCTGCGCTTGAAGGGTGTCGACCCGGCCATCCCAGAACTGCTTGAAGTTCAGGCTGGCATTGAACACGGTGGGCGTATTGAGTGGCACCGGCTTGCCATCCAGGCCTAGGGAGAAAGGTTTGTTGTCGGCACCGCCGGTTTCCAGGTGATGGCAGCTGGCGCAGGACAAGCTGTTATTAGCCGATAAGCGCGGCTCATTGAACAGCCGACGGCCCAGCTCAACCTTGGCCGGATCCTGTAGGGGAACACTCGGCAACGGCTTGAGCGCTTCGTCCAGCGGTGCGGCTGCGAGTGCTGCGCCGGTGCACAGGCAAAACGCGAGCACAAGGCTGAATCGGGTAGTTGAAACGTTGCTCAAGCGAGCACTCCTTGCAGGCCTAGGGCTATGGATGGGGCATCAGTGTCGCGCAACCCACTTGCAGCAACTGCACGAAATCCTTGGGGGGCAACGCCTTGCTGAAGAGGAAACCCTGGCCCTCTTCACACTTGTGGGCCTTGAGGAAATTGAGTTGCTCGACGGTTTCCACGCCTTCGGCAATGATGTTCAGCTCCAGGCTCTTGCCCATGCCGATGATAGCGCTGATCAGTTGTTCGTCCTGGTTATTTACGCTGAGGCCGCGCACGAAGGACTGGTCGATTTTCAGCACATCGATGGGAAAGCGCCGCAGGTAGCTCAGACTCGAATAGCCGGTACCGAAATCATCCAGCGCCAGACGCACGCCCATGGCCTTGATTCTGCGCAGGGTATCTACGGTCTCGTCGACATTCTGCATCAGCACGCTTTCGGTGATTTCCAGCTCCAGCTGGGCGGGCGGCAGGCCGGTTTGCTTGAGGATGGCGGCCAGGTTGTCGACGAAGTCCCGTTGGCGAAAGTCGATCGCCGAGATGTTCACCGACATGCGCAGCGGCGCCAGGCCCAGATCCCGCCAGGCTTGGGCTTGCTCGCAGGCTTGGCGCAACACCCACTGGGTCAGGCGCACGATCAGCCCGCTGTCTTCGGCCACCGGAATAAACTGCGCCGGGCTGATCCAGCCTGACTGCGGTTCAAACCAGCGGGTCAACGCCTCGGCGCCGACGATCCGCCCGGACGCCAGATCCAGCTTGGGTTGGTAATGCAGGACGAACTCATGGCGTTCCAGGGCCTGGCGCATCGCGCTCTCCAGGTTTTGCTGGTGCTGGGCGCGGCGGTTCATGTCTTCGGTGTAAAAGCTGAAGTCGTTGGGGCCGCGTTCCTTGCTGGTGCGCATGGCGGTTTCGGCGTGCTTGATCAGTTGCACCGCATTGGTACTGTCATTGGGGTAAATGCTGATACCCAGGCTAGCGGTGACGTTCAGGTCGTGCCCCGCAATATGACGCGTTGCGCTGACGGCGCTGAGCAGTTTTTGCGCAATGTGTTGGGTTTGCTGAGGGTGCTGGATATCGTTGAGCAGGATCACGAATTCATCGGCGCCGTAGCGAAACGTTGAGTCCGAAGCGCGTACCGTCGCCACCAGGCTGCGACTGACGTGCTG
This genomic stretch from Pseudomonas synxantha BG33R harbors:
- a CDS encoding putative bifunctional diguanylate cyclase/phosphodiesterase — protein: MNTQGERANRRILIVDDTASIHQDFRKILCADEDAKPSLDTLESTLFGTTAPLRQAFELDSAYQGQEALALVNKALADNAPYAMVFIDMRMPPGWDGLQTIEQLWNVDPNLQIALCTAYSDYSFEAIEARLKYSDQLLILKKPFDPLEIRQMASALTWKWQLVQDVAHKVLGLERIIEERVQELLKVSHLLQYDALTELPNSTLLGDRLTQAIALGRRHDSQLAVMFIGLDRFKRINNALGYPVGDEVLQHVSRSLVATVRASDSTFRYGADEFVILLNDIQHPQQTQHIAQKLLSAVSATRHIAGHDLNVTASLGISIYPNDSTNAVQLIKHAETAMRTSKERGPNDFSFYTEDMNRRAQHQQNLESAMRQALERHEFVLHYQPKLDLASGRIVGAEALTRWFEPQSGWISPAQFIPVAEDSGLIVRLTQWVLRQACEQAQAWRDLGLAPLRMSVNISAIDFRQRDFVDNLAAILKQTGLPPAQLELEITESVLMQNVDETVDTLRRIKAMGVRLALDDFGTGYSSLSYLRRFPIDVLKIDQSFVRGLSVNNQDEQLISAIIGMGKSLELNIIAEGVETVEQLNFLKAHKCEEGQGFLFSKALPPKDFVQLLQVGCATLMPHP
- a CDS encoding DAHL domain-containing protein, whose protein sequence is MRRFSRRRASQMLLGLIALLLASTLVFLYLKSSRDQTATYTQSRDLIRQLQQLNAQWDSEVLKARIAITHNYDPLVTPLSDMTRIWSELQGRDTYHNPADLPSWQASQAAYVAAIQEKARLVDQFKSHNAVLRNSLAFLPTAEDDIQAQFNQIDDQGRLQLQGVATDTYDLLLSSLEFAQVTSDERAADILVGLGKLAINKQSLPSEFQAPVEILSNHISLILREQPLVNSLLERIAAVPVAERLDDLTTHLNQDQQTADLVDHQYHRYLLIFSTLLVVLLLYLAVRLLRSFAEINRVNRALQSANETLEQRVERRTQQLKDAQSELLDSARQAGMAEIATNVLHNVGNVLNSVNISAELVSRKLRGSKALGLGKAMQLINAHQGDLGSFFTEDEKGKLLPGYLNQLVEAIAVEQQGMSDELAQLSKSIDHIKDIVSTQQSYAGAATLLEPINIGALMDDALRMNAGALSRHHVTVVKEYAQVPQILGDKHRLLLIMVNLISNAKYAMSNLSERPRQITLKVEAQGEDTLKISVKDDGEGIPPENMTRIFTHGFTTRKEGHGFGLHSCALAAVQMHGQLSAHSDGPGLGAVFTLTIPLTLAGSSS
- a CDS encoding cytochrome-c peroxidase, whose product is MSNVSTTRFSLVLAFCLCTGAALAAAPLDEALKPLPSVPLQDPAKVELGRRLFNEPRLSANNSLSCASCHHLETGGADNKPFSLGLDGKPVPLNTPTVFNASLNFKQFWDGRVDTLQAQIEHAVISPMEMGSDWKAVEYNLSAHPDYQRAFAQVYADGVSAANVQDALASYERTLLTPNSRFDQYLLGNTEILTIKEKYGYQRFKEYGCIACHQGVNIGGNMLQKFGVMGDYFKARGNPVESDLGRYLLTGDEEDRHVFKVPSLRNVAVTAPYFHDASAKTLEDAVDVMFKYQLGRTPSQEDKELIIQFLRTLTGEWAGKPL